A genome region from Arthrobacter sp. V1I9 includes the following:
- a CDS encoding phage tail tube protein, whose product MTAFNSYKKRREAIVIGPESAPGTVATKQYSFRWLDKGLKPIPGVLENESAMGSDVKINDSAIDLWHSEGPLGGKVTEDGIGWLGTGMFSKVTTTAAGAQFKHVFSRDKTVARRTLSVWDVRPVSTRLYKSCYMDNLTVSLEVSEKGAWLEASTVLKGWKHEDTTGVTPAFKIGEKEFTSRQVEVFLADDEAGLTAGKIKPKSISIQMEEGTTVDHSIGEVNDDPEFDSAPAEAKGSMVIKYRKTDYEDGYFTNKIHALKVVATNGTSKVEWLGTKVRFRELTDSDGRDDVVTQEISFYFEADENNAGKDIEMTVTNDVVSYAA is encoded by the coding sequence ATGACAGCATTTAATTCATACAAGAAGAGGCGCGAGGCGATCGTAATCGGTCCTGAGAGCGCGCCAGGAACAGTTGCAACTAAGCAATATTCATTCCGCTGGCTCGACAAGGGCCTCAAACCGATTCCAGGCGTCCTCGAGAACGAGAGCGCAATGGGATCAGACGTCAAGATCAATGACAGCGCCATTGATCTTTGGCACTCTGAGGGTCCTCTCGGTGGCAAGGTAACGGAAGACGGCATCGGCTGGCTCGGTACAGGAATGTTCAGCAAAGTCACTACGACAGCAGCCGGTGCTCAGTTCAAACACGTGTTTAGCCGCGACAAGACTGTTGCTCGCCGCACACTGTCTGTTTGGGACGTTCGACCAGTCAGTACTCGTCTCTACAAGTCCTGCTACATGGATAACCTCACAGTCTCACTTGAGGTGAGCGAGAAAGGTGCATGGCTCGAAGCTAGTACTGTCCTCAAGGGCTGGAAGCATGAAGACACTACCGGTGTGACTCCTGCCTTCAAGATCGGCGAGAAAGAGTTCACCAGTCGCCAGGTTGAGGTGTTCCTTGCTGACGACGAAGCCGGCCTTACTGCTGGCAAGATCAAGCCAAAGAGCATCAGCATTCAGATGGAAGAGGGCACGACGGTCGATCACTCGATTGGTGAGGTCAACGATGACCCAGAGTTCGACAGCGCACCAGCTGAGGCCAAGGGTTCAATGGTGATCAAGTACCGCAAGACCGATTACGAGGATGGCTACTTCACCAACAAGATCCATGCGCTCAAGGTTGTAGCGACCAACGGCACCTCGAAGGTTGAGTGGCTCGGAACTAAGGTCCGCTTCCGGGAACTAACTGACTCTGACGGGCGTGACGATGTCGTGACGCAGGAGATCAGCTTCTACTTCGAGGCAGACGAAAACAACGCTGGAAAAGACATCGAGATGACCGTCACCAACGACGTTGTCTCTTACGCAGCCTAA
- a CDS encoding phage tail tape measure protein: protein MANKINIVITAEDKASKPIRGVADELDHGSGKANKFSSALGSMGAVLAKTAVAVGAAGLAVGSFAVSSAADYEQSLNVFRSVSSATVQEMDAVAAASRALGNDMSLPGVSAADAASAMVELSKAGLSVNDTLSASKGVLSLAKAGQLDTAVAAEIAANALNAFSLNGKEATRVADLLAAAANASSADVQDLAYGLQMSSASAASVKVPVEDLTTLLAAMANNGIKGSDAGTSLKTMFMNLIPTTDRARNSMADLNADFYDAKGNFVGVRDMIDQLAKGTKNLTDEQKAQHIENIFGADSSRAALVMIKEGVAGYDKLSEAVNKQGAATAMAAAQNAGFKGALDGLKSSLETVAIDVGMDLLPSLTALTKYMAGNVEPTFKRVKDVVVGVGRQVWDFLEPGVMSLGDAIGNHLVPAVIGFLKSDFARFLGTTLVAAVRVAMGAIEGGIRVVSSLFQAFSGGAPVLIGVTVAFVAYNVTVGAVALGTKALTVATTALNAAMRLNPYVLVASAIGGLIVAYASIVGSSGTVKKATEDLVGAHYNLKVATDNLRGAEQALTDSRLAAEGSRIAVERAEERLAQLRSSGSASALDLKEAEFNVETAKINSKRASEELEKKEAENEAKRQERAKALEAKKKAEADFRADFQKTSSAVANQKNDWIGINNVVNGLNGKKFSFDVTGRYGSYDYGAGAGTGPLHPDVIKKLRGHATGTTYAPGGRSRVGEHGPEEVILPRGAQVIPAYRTREQPAVGGGGPVIEQVIINNYSGENPRRIIEEIGFALELAS, encoded by the coding sequence GTGGCCAATAAGATCAATATCGTTATCACTGCCGAGGACAAGGCTTCAAAGCCTATTCGAGGCGTGGCTGATGAACTTGATCACGGTAGCGGCAAAGCCAACAAATTCAGCAGCGCACTCGGATCTATGGGCGCGGTTCTCGCCAAGACGGCGGTTGCTGTTGGAGCTGCTGGTCTTGCTGTCGGATCGTTCGCCGTCTCAAGTGCTGCCGATTACGAGCAGTCGCTAAACGTCTTCCGTTCGGTCTCAAGCGCCACCGTCCAAGAGATGGACGCCGTCGCTGCTGCGTCTCGTGCTCTCGGAAACGACATGTCGCTTCCTGGCGTGAGTGCAGCTGACGCCGCTTCAGCAATGGTGGAGCTCTCTAAAGCCGGGCTATCTGTCAACGACACACTCTCAGCGTCTAAGGGAGTCCTATCACTCGCAAAGGCTGGCCAACTCGACACCGCCGTTGCTGCTGAGATCGCAGCCAATGCCTTAAATGCCTTCAGCCTCAACGGGAAGGAAGCCACAAGGGTTGCTGACCTCCTCGCTGCAGCCGCCAATGCCTCAAGCGCCGACGTTCAAGACTTGGCATACGGACTCCAGATGTCTAGCGCCAGCGCGGCCTCAGTCAAGGTTCCTGTAGAAGATCTCACTACCTTGCTTGCTGCCATGGCGAATAACGGCATCAAAGGGTCGGACGCCGGTACATCGCTGAAGACGATGTTCATGAACCTGATTCCGACGACTGATCGGGCCAGGAACTCCATGGCTGACTTGAACGCGGACTTTTATGACGCCAAGGGCAATTTCGTAGGCGTACGCGACATGATCGATCAGCTCGCCAAGGGGACCAAGAACCTCACTGACGAGCAAAAGGCCCAGCACATCGAGAACATCTTCGGTGCCGATTCATCTCGTGCCGCCCTGGTCATGATCAAAGAAGGTGTTGCCGGCTACGACAAGCTCTCAGAAGCAGTCAATAAGCAGGGCGCAGCAACGGCTATGGCCGCTGCTCAGAACGCTGGATTCAAGGGTGCACTGGACGGTCTAAAGAGCTCACTGGAAACCGTGGCCATCGATGTCGGGATGGATCTACTGCCATCGCTTACGGCGCTTACCAAATACATGGCTGGCAATGTTGAGCCGACCTTCAAACGAGTGAAGGACGTAGTAGTTGGAGTCGGCCGACAAGTCTGGGACTTTCTCGAGCCGGGCGTTATGAGCCTGGGCGATGCCATAGGCAATCATCTCGTTCCTGCTGTAATCGGATTCCTCAAGAGTGACTTCGCGCGCTTCCTCGGCACCACGCTCGTTGCTGCTGTCCGTGTAGCGATGGGAGCAATTGAAGGTGGCATCCGCGTTGTCAGCTCGCTATTCCAAGCCTTCAGTGGAGGTGCGCCAGTACTGATTGGTGTGACCGTAGCTTTCGTTGCCTACAACGTCACCGTGGGAGCTGTCGCACTCGGAACTAAAGCGCTGACTGTTGCCACGACCGCACTGAATGCTGCCATGCGCCTCAATCCATACGTTCTAGTGGCCTCAGCAATCGGCGGGCTTATCGTCGCTTATGCCTCCATCGTCGGGAGCTCAGGCACCGTCAAGAAGGCAACAGAGGATCTTGTTGGAGCCCACTACAACTTGAAGGTGGCGACAGACAATCTCCGGGGCGCCGAACAAGCCCTGACCGACTCTCGCCTCGCAGCTGAGGGCAGTCGCATTGCAGTGGAGCGCGCGGAAGAGCGCCTTGCTCAACTGCGCAGTAGTGGAAGCGCTTCTGCTCTCGATCTAAAGGAAGCCGAGTTCAACGTTGAGACGGCCAAGATCAACAGCAAGCGAGCCAGCGAGGAACTTGAGAAAAAGGAAGCCGAGAACGAAGCTAAACGCCAGGAACGCGCCAAGGCCTTAGAGGCAAAGAAGAAGGCCGAAGCAGACTTCCGTGCGGACTTCCAGAAGACCTCATCAGCCGTGGCAAACCAAAAGAACGACTGGATAGGGATCAACAACGTCGTCAACGGGCTGAATGGTAAGAAGTTCAGCTTCGACGTGACGGGCAGGTACGGAAGCTACGACTACGGTGCGGGCGCCGGCACTGGTCCTCTCCATCCCGATGTCATCAAGAAGCTCCGGGGGCATGCAACGGGAACGACCTATGCACCAGGGGGACGTAGCAGGGTCGGGGAACACGGTCCGGAAGAGGTGATCTTGCCTCGTGGCGCTCAAGTAATCCCTGCCTACCGGACAAGAGAACAGCCCGCTGTTGGTGGCGGTGGACCCGTCATCGAGCAGGTCATCATCAACAACTACAGCGGGGAGAATCCGCGAAGAATTATTGAAGAAATCGGGTTCGCCCTGGAGCTCGCATCATGA
- a CDS encoding phage tail domain-containing protein, whose translation MKIWLNDYLLNDQSNRTYLREPIEGLELPAIRTSDGQRSGQHGSYTGAQFYDARFLTLNGHIYAATIAEAKQKRREIQNALPLYPTPIVVRIEDDDGYVYVFNAQVRDFKMPLTQSNFKHIFKLELKADDPTIYDDTAGTALSATVYKAISGGMQFTTTSPQFGSSFYFTAGQTSASIQNDSSITVYPVITITGKTTNPTLTNLATGQVWSLAGYAVAADSVTEIDMSPQGHTVTLNGGSVFSYVPLDAQWWGLIPGANVIVFDSGSGSDVSTAELSWRPGIMGI comes from the coding sequence ATGAAGATTTGGCTAAATGACTACCTACTAAACGACCAGAGCAACCGCACCTATCTACGCGAGCCAATCGAGGGGCTTGAGCTTCCTGCCATCCGCACGAGTGATGGCCAACGATCAGGACAGCACGGCAGCTACACGGGCGCTCAGTTCTATGACGCCAGGTTCCTGACACTCAACGGCCATATCTACGCTGCAACAATCGCTGAGGCTAAGCAGAAGCGCCGCGAGATCCAGAACGCGCTTCCGCTCTATCCGACACCGATAGTGGTGCGTATCGAAGACGACGACGGCTATGTCTACGTGTTCAACGCCCAAGTCCGCGACTTCAAGATGCCGCTGACTCAATCGAACTTCAAGCACATCTTCAAGCTGGAGTTGAAGGCAGATGATCCGACTATCTATGACGACACAGCCGGCACCGCTCTGAGTGCCACCGTCTACAAGGCGATCTCTGGCGGTATGCAGTTCACGACTACCAGTCCTCAATTTGGTTCGAGCTTCTACTTCACCGCTGGGCAGACAAGTGCTTCCATCCAAAACGACAGTTCAATCACCGTCTACCCGGTCATCACGATTACGGGCAAGACAACTAATCCAACGCTCACCAACCTGGCCACGGGGCAGGTCTGGAGTTTGGCCGGCTACGCGGTTGCCGCGGATTCAGTCACCGAAATCGATATGAGCCCTCAAGGCCACACGGTCACGCTCAACGGCGGCAGTGTCTTCTCGTATGTCCCGTTGGATGCACAGTGGTGGGGCCTTATCCCTGGTGCCAACGTCATTGTCTTCGACAGCGGTTCCGGCTCAGACGTATCAACAGCAGAACTGTCCTGGCGTCCAGGAATCATGGGTATCTAG
- a CDS encoding M23 family metallopeptidase, which produces MRWPLDSFVITQGFHGINKDYKYEHWGTDLAADEGVDIKAPEGGVITAVNSGWKKGGYFGGNYVKMTGDSGYSYYMGHMSSVAATAGKRVNQGEVIGEVGSTGQATGPHVHFEMYKGGKAVDATKHIKGGDMAKISRGEAEELKYLMRILNSEVAGGDYTANHTGKNDAAEVDYMASMGLTTAGAVARRAQDKWNEGVEFRALKEKWRLAYNAQPGLLKQIEDLKKQLTTVKPAAAPSEAEQKLQTIRDAATVLVSELGIK; this is translated from the coding sequence ATGCGGTGGCCTCTCGACTCCTTCGTTATCACCCAGGGATTCCATGGGATCAACAAGGACTATAAATACGAGCACTGGGGTACTGACCTAGCCGCCGATGAAGGTGTTGACATCAAGGCACCTGAAGGCGGCGTGATCACTGCGGTCAACAGTGGATGGAAAAAGGGCGGCTACTTCGGTGGCAACTACGTCAAGATGACCGGGGACTCTGGCTACTCCTACTACATGGGCCACATGAGCAGCGTGGCGGCAACGGCCGGCAAGCGAGTCAATCAAGGGGAAGTCATCGGCGAGGTTGGTTCAACCGGCCAAGCGACTGGCCCTCATGTCCATTTTGAAATGTATAAGGGAGGCAAGGCAGTCGATGCAACAAAGCACATAAAAGGAGGTGATATGGCAAAGATCAGCAGGGGAGAAGCAGAAGAACTTAAGTATCTGATGCGTATTCTGAACTCAGAAGTGGCTGGAGGCGACTATACGGCTAACCACACAGGTAAAAACGACGCCGCCGAAGTAGATTACATGGCTAGCATGGGATTGACCACAGCGGGCGCAGTTGCTCGTCGTGCTCAGGATAAATGGAACGAGGGCGTTGAATTTCGTGCGCTCAAAGAAAAGTGGCGTCTCGCTTACAATGCGCAGCCAGGTCTACTCAAACAGATCGAGGACTTAAAAAAGCAGCTCACAACGGTAAAGCCAGCCGCGGCGCCGTCTGAGGCTGAACAGAAACTACAAACAATTAGGGATGCCGCTACGGTTTTGGTTTCAGAACTGGGCATCAAGTAA
- a CDS encoding Lsr2 family protein, translated as MAKETITIVRDDLDGSENAKSYKFGWGDDQYEIDLSENNAKELQDFLAKYIDAAAKVTNRLPRSERSSAPKSNKEELARVREWAAKEGLKVNPRGRISGDVLKAYQDAH; from the coding sequence ATGGCAAAAGAAACGATCACAATAGTTCGTGATGACCTCGACGGTTCGGAAAACGCAAAGTCGTACAAGTTTGGCTGGGGAGACGACCAGTACGAGATCGATTTGAGTGAAAACAACGCCAAGGAACTTCAAGACTTCCTGGCTAAGTACATCGACGCTGCTGCGAAGGTAACCAATCGCCTTCCGCGTAGCGAGCGTTCATCCGCTCCTAAGAGCAACAAAGAAGAACTGGCACGCGTCCGCGAATGGGCCGCAAAAGAGGGGCTCAAAGTGAATCCTCGCGGCCGTATCAGTGGTGATGTCCTGAAGGCGTACCAAGACGCTCACTAG
- a CDS encoding type IV secretory system conjugative DNA transfer family protein, whose protein sequence is MGLIKPQSEYDKERKIYIVRFPGELPVDAVQAMFRVIHTTLPLATFAFITGRPSLVIEAWARNGSIEFRLLVPWQFAEQVTSQIRHQVPGSVIEDDVSRPRKAWTHVEEIALSDSTRTLNVNAPEIISKDILTNLAHALGDGEAALLQWVIAPAALQRKPSAEHPVTSTRHGILSEMLGQTASREEVEDRRKKLDYECYEVIARVAAQAKTDARARFLTDGIFKGMKTANSHNAWLVAKKPIGDLDLHQDAVNNASTPWRLPSLLNVPELAALAGFPLGTPSIPGLPRMQGRQFFATEEIARIGRVLGTSNHTSQKGRRIAQGYGVREILHAHIGGKSGTGKSVLLANSAAQDMAKGYGVVIIDASNSNSSETLFNRTLNYVPFERLDEVVILNPSNSVDNPVGFNPLDQGNAHMLVDQVSALFQQLYPDSKGVWTRELIHHGLYALIEYGNATLIDLLPLIRPRTPEEITWARSVVNSVKDRQIKFFMEDWMNLKEEERRMRSQPLYDRLWQLNSRPEIHNILGQSQSGFNIKDVLLGNKILLVNLAGLPEDTAGLLGTLLFQALWTEDQNLTPDKHNFVYLDELQQMTKIDVGLDDILARGRKHKFTLTTSTQFMDDSDKIDKNTRSAILNNTGTKVLFESTAKEARMWLNSIGSSHVTETDITALKKYDAIAWIANERGTGDPVTFTALAPFPSTGTADRAVHLSGIKHGTPIAKVHEDIDARRRARVDETKRHPHMGRRKVDHGE, encoded by the coding sequence ATGGGACTGATTAAGCCACAGTCCGAGTACGACAAAGAGCGCAAGATTTACATTGTGAGGTTTCCTGGTGAGCTACCAGTAGACGCAGTGCAAGCGATGTTCCGAGTCATTCACACCACGCTTCCTCTTGCTACGTTCGCCTTCATCACGGGACGCCCGAGTCTCGTCATTGAAGCGTGGGCACGCAATGGAAGCATTGAGTTCCGCTTGCTCGTTCCCTGGCAGTTTGCCGAACAGGTCACAAGCCAGATACGTCATCAGGTGCCCGGCAGCGTCATTGAAGATGACGTCTCACGGCCGCGCAAGGCCTGGACGCACGTTGAAGAGATCGCCCTGTCGGATAGCACGCGCACCTTGAACGTCAATGCCCCCGAGATCATCTCCAAGGACATACTGACCAACTTGGCGCACGCCCTTGGGGACGGGGAAGCTGCTCTTCTGCAATGGGTTATTGCGCCGGCTGCCCTTCAGCGAAAGCCATCAGCCGAGCACCCGGTTACTTCTACTAGGCATGGCATCTTGTCCGAGATGCTGGGCCAAACAGCAAGCCGCGAAGAAGTTGAGGATCGTCGTAAGAAACTCGACTACGAGTGCTATGAGGTGATTGCTCGTGTTGCAGCTCAAGCCAAGACTGACGCTAGAGCAAGGTTCCTTACTGACGGCATCTTCAAGGGTATGAAAACAGCTAACAGTCACAACGCATGGCTCGTAGCCAAGAAGCCCATAGGTGACCTCGACCTTCATCAGGACGCAGTGAACAACGCTTCGACGCCCTGGCGTTTGCCCTCCCTCCTCAACGTCCCGGAGTTGGCCGCGCTTGCCGGCTTCCCTCTTGGAACACCATCTATTCCAGGTCTCCCCCGTATGCAGGGCAGGCAGTTCTTCGCAACGGAAGAAATTGCACGAATCGGTCGAGTGCTTGGCACGAGCAACCACACCAGCCAGAAGGGCCGCCGAATCGCACAGGGTTACGGTGTCAGGGAGATCCTTCATGCTCATATCGGCGGCAAATCTGGAACTGGTAAATCGGTACTGCTCGCTAACTCTGCAGCTCAGGACATGGCTAAGGGCTACGGCGTAGTCATCATAGATGCGAGCAACAGCAACTCGTCAGAGACGCTGTTCAACCGGACACTCAACTACGTCCCATTTGAGCGGCTTGATGAAGTGGTCATATTGAACCCGAGCAATTCGGTTGATAACCCTGTCGGCTTCAATCCCCTCGATCAGGGCAACGCGCACATGCTTGTTGACCAAGTGTCCGCGCTGTTTCAACAGCTCTACCCCGACAGCAAAGGCGTCTGGACCCGAGAGCTCATTCACCACGGCCTCTACGCGCTGATTGAATACGGCAACGCCACGCTGATAGATCTTCTGCCTCTGATTCGGCCGCGGACGCCCGAAGAGATTACATGGGCTAGGTCAGTTGTGAACTCTGTGAAGGATCGGCAAATCAAGTTCTTTATGGAGGACTGGATGAACCTCAAAGAAGAAGAACGCCGCATGAGGTCGCAGCCTCTATATGACCGCCTCTGGCAACTGAATAGCCGTCCTGAGATTCACAACATACTTGGGCAGTCCCAGTCTGGCTTCAACATCAAGGATGTGCTGCTTGGCAACAAGATCCTCCTGGTGAACCTTGCCGGCCTGCCTGAAGACACAGCAGGCCTGCTCGGCACACTTCTTTTCCAAGCCCTTTGGACTGAAGATCAGAATCTCACCCCGGATAAGCACAACTTCGTCTACCTCGATGAGTTGCAGCAGATGACCAAGATCGACGTTGGTCTGGACGACATCCTGGCTCGCGGTCGAAAGCACAAGTTCACGCTGACCACGTCGACGCAGTTCATGGACGACAGCGACAAGATCGACAAGAACACGCGCTCGGCCATCCTCAACAACACCGGTACCAAGGTGCTGTTTGAAAGCACGGCTAAAGAGGCTCGTATGTGGCTCAACTCCATCGGTTCTTCTCACGTCACCGAGACTGACATCACCGCGCTCAAGAAGTACGACGCCATTGCCTGGATAGCCAACGAGCGAGGAACTGGTGATCCAGTAACCTTCACCGCCTTGGCGCCATTCCCGTCCACGGGCACCGCCGATAGGGCTGTTCATCTATCTGGCATCAAGCACGGTACGCCTATCGCCAAAGTCCACGAGGACATCGACGCTCGGCGTCGAGCTCGCGTTGATGAGACGAAGCGTCACCCTCATATGGGTAGGCGCAAGGTAGACCACGGCGAATAG